The Metabacillus schmidteae nucleotide sequence TTCTTCTTCCATATTATCTAACAATTGTATCAGTAATTGGATTGGCCATCTTTAAACGGGAATGGCTATGGATAGCAGCTATTGTATTTGTCATATCCGTTGTATCAAGGATCCTTGATTATTGGTTCACAAGCTATATTCGCCACGGCAAAACTGTACAAATTAGAAAAGGCGGTTTTGTGAATGAAACGTTTGTTACACATCATAAACGAATACAGCAAGTTACTGTTGAACACTCTTGGTTACAGCGGAAATTTAACGTTGCCACACTTGTTTTTCTTAATCGAGCAAAACCTATGCACGAAAGTAAACTATATGGTCTATCAAAAGAAGAGGTGGGTACGTTTTATCATTGGTATCACGGTCAATCGTAACAATGCTGCTATAAACAAAGTCCTAATCATAAAGCCCAAAGGATTCCATTCCTTTGGGTTCTTCATTTCATATATTAGCAATTTTCATAGTCGCTGCAATATTTCTCGCTGTCATTTCCATGTAAACTGCAGCATGTTCAAACGCATCGGAAAGTGTTGTTACACCTGGTACTATACTAAAGAGGGAATCAATACCGTGCTCATATACAACATCACAACCTTGGGATAAAGAACCGGCTATGCCAATTACAGGCACTCCATATTTTTTAGCTGCTTTTGCAACGCCGATTGGGGTTTTACCATAAATAGTTTGATGATCAATTTTGCCCTCACCTGTAATAACAAGATCTGCGTCCTTCACAACATCAGCAAAATTCACTGCATCCAAAACAATTTGGATTCCTCTTTTTAGTTCGGCATTCAAAAAGGCTGCAAGACTTGCTCCCAGACCACCGGCAGCACCAGCACCCTCTATCGTTCGAAATGATTTCCCAGTTGACGCCTCAACAACATCAGCAAAATGAGTCAGATTCTGATCCAGCAATTGAACCATTTCAGGTGTAGCTCCTTTTTGGGGACCAAATATAGCTGATGCACCCCTTGGTCCAGTTAACGGATTATCAACATCACAGGCTACTTCAATTCTGACTTTTTTTAGTCTTTGATCAAGTCCTGTCAAATCAATTGATACGATTTTCGAAAGAGCACCGCCTCCTGCTTCAATATCGTCTCCATTACCATCTAGCAATCTACCACCTAACACTTGAACCATCCCGGCTCCTCCATCGTTCGTTGCACTTCCGCCAATTCCAATGATGATATGCTCTATTCCCAAATCAAGAGCAGTTAAGATTAACTCTCCGGTGCCCCTTGTTGTCGTTACTAACGGATTTCTTTGTTCTATAGGAACTAAATGCAACCCTGAAGCAGCAGCCATTTCAATAACTGCTGTTTTTCCATCCCCCATCACTCCAAAGAAAGCTTTAACCGGATTTCCAAGTGGACCTGTAACAATTCTTTCTTCAATTGTTCCGTTTGTTGCATCTACTAATGATCGAACTGTACCTTCTCCACCATAAGCCATTGGTATTTTATAATAATCAGCATTTGGAAAAACAGTTTGAAAGCCTCGTTCTATTGCTTTCGATACCTCCATTGCGGATAAGCTTTCTTTAAAAGAATCTGGGGCAATGACTATTTTCATTTGTTACTTTTCTCCTTTCTTATAATGAAACATATAGTTAACCAAAAAGCTTAAACACTCCAAATACAAGAGTAGAAATTACGGCAAGAGTTAATCCAACTAAAAATTCATATGGCATTAGTTTTAAACGTTCTTTTATGTCCATATTGACACTTCCTGCTGTAGCGTGGAAGAAACTTCCGTGTGGCAAGTGATCAAGAACCGTTGCACCTGCATGAATCATTGCTGCTCCCGCTAATGCTGAAATTCCCAAACCTAAAATTGTACTACTGAAAACACCGCTTGCTACTGCTGTACCTGCTGTAGTAGAAGCTGTTGCTGCAGACATAAAAATTCCAGATACAGGTGCTAATAAATATGCCGGCAAACCAGATGAGCTTAATCCATTGATAATAACGTCTTTTAGCTCAGAGTTTGTAATAATTCCAGCTAATGTTCCTGTTCCTAATAGCATAATTGCAACTCCAGACATTTTATTTAAGCCGGAAACTGCATACTCATTAATTTTCCGTGTCTTCTTCATAGCAATTGCACCAATAATTCCTCCAACAGGTAGTGCAACCATTGGATCAATATTAATATCAAATAAAGGTCGTAGTGCTAGTAAAATAATTGTGACAAGTGGTGCAATCAAGGCTGTGATAAATTGAGGGGTTTTTGTGTTATCTAATACTTCAACATCTTGATCCATAACCGCTGAGCCTTTTTCCGCTACTTTTTTTGCTAACATATACGTTATGACAATACCAAAAATAGCCGGGATTATTCCTGCGGCCATAATAGATGTAAGTGGTACATT carries:
- a CDS encoding GntP family permease, which produces MDVSVSTIGAISALIIAIVLILKKVPPAYGMVAGALIGGLIGGVDISNTVDLMMEGAKGIIPAVLRIMAAGILAGVLIESGAASSIAETIVKKFGEERALLALAVATMILTAVGVFVDVAVITVAPIALAIAKRAHFSKTAILLAMIGGGKAGNIMSPNPNAIAASEAFNVPLTSIMAAGIIPAIFGIVITYMLAKKVAEKGSAVMDQDVEVLDNTKTPQFITALIAPLVTIILLALRPLFDINIDPMVALPVGGIIGAIAMKKTRKINEYAVSGLNKMSGVAIMLLGTGTLAGIITNSELKDVIINGLSSSGLPAYLLAPVSGIFMSAATASTTAGTAVASGVFSSTILGLGISALAGAAMIHAGATVLDHLPHGSFFHATAGSVNMDIKERLKLMPYEFLVGLTLAVISTLVFGVFKLFG
- a CDS encoding glycerate kinase, giving the protein MKIVIAPDSFKESLSAMEVSKAIERGFQTVFPNADYYKIPMAYGGEGTVRSLVDATNGTIEERIVTGPLGNPVKAFFGVMGDGKTAVIEMAAASGLHLVPIEQRNPLVTTTRGTGELILTALDLGIEHIIIGIGGSATNDGGAGMVQVLGGRLLDGNGDDIEAGGGALSKIVSIDLTGLDQRLKKVRIEVACDVDNPLTGPRGASAIFGPQKGATPEMVQLLDQNLTHFADVVEASTGKSFRTIEGAGAAGGLGASLAAFLNAELKRGIQIVLDAVNFADVVKDADLVITGEGKIDHQTIYGKTPIGVAKAAKKYGVPVIGIAGSLSQGCDVVYEHGIDSLFSIVPGVTTLSDAFEHAAVYMEMTARNIAATMKIANI